A genomic window from Cupriavidus metallidurans CH34 includes:
- the pgeF gene encoding peptidoglycan editing factor PgeF codes for MTTNDRPAWIVPDWPAPAWVRALSTTRHGGVSASPYGLADGSTGGLNLGTHVGDDPAAVSENRQRLAEHLPAMPRWLDQVHGCGVVTADGVTDGVPQADASIATESGHVCAIMTADCLPVLLCDAAGTVVGAAHAGWRGLCDGVIEATLARMAARAGPDPTWLAWLGPAIGPTAFEVGAEVRAAFIERARDDERAGVEAAFLPGAPGKYWADIYALARIRLARAGCVRAYGGDACTVTDADRFFSYRRDRTTGRMATLVWLER; via the coding sequence ATGACGACGAATGATCGCCCGGCCTGGATCGTGCCCGACTGGCCCGCGCCGGCGTGGGTGCGCGCATTGTCGACCACGCGCCATGGTGGTGTCAGTGCAAGCCCCTACGGCCTGGCCGATGGATCGACCGGTGGCCTGAATCTCGGCACGCATGTCGGTGATGACCCGGCCGCCGTGTCCGAGAATCGGCAGCGCTTGGCGGAACATCTGCCGGCTATGCCGCGCTGGCTCGACCAGGTGCATGGCTGTGGCGTGGTCACGGCCGACGGCGTCACGGATGGTGTGCCGCAGGCGGACGCGAGCATCGCCACCGAGTCAGGCCACGTCTGCGCGATCATGACGGCCGATTGCCTGCCAGTGCTGCTCTGCGATGCGGCGGGCACGGTCGTTGGCGCGGCACATGCGGGCTGGAGAGGGCTCTGTGATGGGGTCATCGAGGCCACGCTGGCACGCATGGCAGCGCGTGCCGGCCCCGATCCAACCTGGCTTGCATGGCTTGGTCCGGCCATCGGGCCGACGGCATTCGAGGTAGGTGCCGAGGTCCGTGCCGCCTTCATCGAGCGCGCGCGCGACGACGAGCGGGCAGGGGTCGAGGCAGCGTTTCTCCCGGGCGCGCCGGGCAAGTACTGGGCCGATATTTATGCGTTGGCCCGCATCCGGTTGGCACGCGCGGGTTGCGTGCGGGCTTACGGCGGGGATGCCTGTACCGTTACCGACGCCGATCGCTTTTTCTCCTACCGCAGGGACCGCACGACTGGCCGCATGGCCACGCTCGTCTGGCTGGAACGCTGA